The Nitrososphaerota archaeon genome has a segment encoding these proteins:
- a CDS encoding nitrite/sulfite reductase — MLDPLRFTTPELAEIEVNRVREEIRKYKAGEIDEEVWRRFRLENGVYGIRFQKDIQMIRVKVPYGLLTAEQMDVLGEVSDLFANGIGHVTTRQDFQFHWVALDSVPELLRRINEVGLTTREACGNTVRNVTACPLAGISPDEIFDPTPYADIIVRYFLRNPLNQNLPRKFKIALEGCQTDHAATGMHDIGILAEKRIINGKEVKGFKIFVGGGLGPPPFAAQLLEDFTPVDKLLTTCEAILRVFDRLGERGNPARARLKFVIMRLGMEEFRRIVLKERNLVYSTRAGDRLWKIEEFEDAPPSNLPQPSGRVDDGEEFRRWKRTNVYMQKQEGYYYAYVTLPAGDITTQQFYALAKIARKYTGGRLLTTRTQNLVFHWIRKDLLVDFYNDLKGAGLATYGADRILNVVGCPGADTCNLAVTHSHRLALELHHQLVQKPELVMAEDLKDISIKVSGCPNSCGQHHIADIGFYGSGQRINGRMAPYYTLLLGGSIGPGQAKFGAPVAKVPARNIPDIIVKLLEIYRKNRKEGETFAEWVKRSQEEMGGEGLHGEVSVAGRAIQ; from the coding sequence ATGCTAGATCCTCTACGCTTTACGACTCCTGAACTTGCAGAGATAGAGGTCAACAGGGTAAGGGAGGAGATCAGGAAGTACAAAGCCGGTGAAATAGACGAGGAAGTTTGGAGGAGGTTCAGGCTGGAGAATGGCGTCTACGGCATCCGTTTTCAGAAGGACATCCAGATGATTAGGGTCAAGGTACCATACGGCCTTCTTACTGCAGAGCAGATGGATGTTCTGGGCGAAGTTTCCGATCTCTTTGCCAATGGAATAGGTCATGTGACTACTAGACAGGACTTCCAGTTCCACTGGGTAGCTCTTGATTCAGTCCCCGAACTGCTCAGAAGAATTAACGAAGTTGGGCTGACTACTAGGGAGGCGTGCGGAAATACAGTGAGAAACGTTACCGCTTGCCCGCTTGCTGGGATATCTCCAGATGAAATTTTCGATCCGACGCCTTATGCAGACATTATTGTAAGGTATTTCTTGCGAAACCCTCTGAACCAGAACCTGCCCAGAAAGTTCAAGATAGCACTCGAGGGCTGCCAAACTGATCATGCAGCAACAGGTATGCACGACATCGGGATACTTGCAGAGAAGAGAATAATTAATGGGAAGGAGGTAAAAGGGTTCAAGATATTCGTCGGAGGAGGTTTGGGCCCTCCACCATTTGCTGCACAGCTTTTGGAGGATTTTACTCCTGTTGATAAGTTACTCACAACATGCGAAGCTATACTCAGAGTCTTCGACAGGTTAGGCGAAAGAGGCAACCCTGCAAGGGCCCGTCTAAAGTTCGTCATAATGCGCCTTGGCATGGAAGAATTTCGAAGAATTGTTTTGAAAGAGAGGAACCTTGTCTATTCTACTAGAGCAGGTGACAGACTCTGGAAGATAGAGGAGTTTGAGGACGCTCCTCCAAGCAACTTACCACAACCTTCTGGAAGGGTCGATGACGGCGAGGAGTTCAGACGCTGGAAGAGAACTAACGTTTACATGCAGAAGCAGGAGGGCTACTACTATGCCTATGTAACGCTACCAGCAGGGGACATTACAACTCAGCAGTTCTACGCTCTGGCAAAGATTGCAAGGAAATACACTGGAGGTAGGCTACTAACCACAAGGACGCAGAACTTGGTCTTCCATTGGATAAGGAAAGATTTGCTGGTGGACTTCTACAATGATCTCAAGGGAGCCGGCCTTGCAACTTACGGGGCAGACAGGATTCTGAATGTTGTCGGATGCCCCGGAGCTGATACGTGCAATCTGGCAGTTACACATTCGCACAGGCTTGCACTTGAACTGCACCATCAGTTGGTTCAGAAGCCAGAGCTAGTGATGGCTGAAGATTTGAAGGATATCTCGATAAAGGTCAGTGGCTGCCCCAACTCATGCGGCCAGCACCACATTGCCGATATCGGATTCTACGGTTCTGGACAGAGGATCAACGGGAGGATGGCTCCATACTACACCTTGCTGCTCGGAGGTTCGATAGGACCAGGGCAGGCCAAGTTTGGGGCGCCAGTTGCAAAGGTTCCTGCTAGGAACATACCTGACATAATTGTAAAACTGCTAGAAATTTACAGGAAGAACAGGAAGGAGGGCGAAACTTTCGCTGAGTGGGTAAAGAGGAGCCAGGAAGAGATGGGAGGGGAAGGTTTACATGGAGAGGTTTCTGTAGCTGGGAGGGCGATACAATGA
- a CDS encoding MscL family protein: MTLEQEILEELKKIREAVSPKPKPPPPEGFWNEFMDFIGKAGVLGLAIGFIMGNYVSKVVSALVADIIMPIPRAFLPGGE; encoded by the coding sequence ATGACACTAGAACAGGAAATTCTGGAAGAACTGAAAAAGATCAGGGAAGCCGTTTCGCCGAAACCCAAGCCGCCACCTCCAGAGGGCTTTTGGAATGAATTTATGGATTTCATAGGCAAGGCTGGAGTTCTGGGTCTTGCGATAGGTTTCATAATGGGGAATTACGTGAGCAAGGTTGTTTCAGCGTTGGTGGCTGACATAATCATGCCTATACCAAGAGCGTTCTTACCTGGAGGAGAGTAG
- a CDS encoding radical SAM protein, whose amino-acid sequence MLVDVIAEPHKWWQRKVPVVEEKRCRTFIHGFAGEYKDEGGLAANPYVGCAHRCCYCYATYKWVPEFYDKIVVKSNAPQVLEAQLKAWKGKYVEPIFFASATDSYQPQEGRSRITRKCVEVMQKYGVPYYVFTKSGTILRDLELHASYKEKCMVFWSISTMDDSLKKVIEPNVTPTKSLLRVIKKFSEREVQTAVNIIPIIPGLTDDRTKLVTLVKESANAGARYFTAGVLRLRDDIWDRIKIMLESIGRQDVTRLMQALYYSKPDIKQGYYYAPKSYREEIVQFVESKVKECGAKFGIPISYTPDLDSPQCSDFVLHPKEKFEEASMLSFVQ is encoded by the coding sequence ATGCTTGTGGATGTCATTGCGGAACCTCATAAATGGTGGCAGCGTAAAGTTCCGGTCGTAGAAGAGAAAAGGTGCAGGACATTCATCCACGGCTTTGCTGGAGAATACAAGGATGAAGGAGGACTAGCTGCAAATCCCTACGTCGGCTGCGCTCATCGGTGTTGTTATTGCTACGCAACTTACAAATGGGTTCCTGAATTCTATGACAAAATCGTCGTCAAGAGCAACGCCCCTCAAGTATTAGAGGCTCAGCTCAAGGCTTGGAAAGGCAAGTATGTGGAACCAATATTCTTTGCATCTGCAACGGATTCTTACCAGCCTCAGGAAGGTAGGAGCAGGATAACTCGCAAATGCGTCGAGGTTATGCAGAAGTATGGCGTTCCTTACTACGTATTTACAAAATCAGGCACTATATTGCGCGATCTGGAACTGCATGCTAGCTACAAAGAAAAATGCATGGTATTCTGGTCTATCTCTACCATGGACGATTCGCTCAAGAAGGTCATTGAACCAAACGTTACTCCGACAAAATCATTGTTAAGAGTAATCAAGAAGTTCTCGGAAAGAGAGGTTCAGACTGCAGTTAACATAATTCCGATAATCCCGGGGTTAACTGATGACAGAACGAAATTGGTGACATTGGTGAAAGAGTCTGCAAATGCCGGTGCTAGATACTTTACTGCTGGAGTTCTTCGATTGAGGGATGATATCTGGGACAGAATCAAAATCATGCTTGAATCCATTGGAAGGCAGGATGTTACGAGGCTGATGCAGGCGTTGTATTATTCGAAACCTGACATCAAGCAGGGCTATTACTATGCACCAAAGAGTTACCGCGAAGAAATCGTGCAATTTGTCGAAAGCAAGGTCAAAGAATGCGGAGCTAAATTCGGAATTCCGATATCTTACACTCCTGATCTTGATTCACCGCAATGTTCGGATTTTGTCCTGCACCCAAAGGAGAAGTTTGAAGAGGCTTCTATGCTAAGTTTTGTGCAGTAG
- a CDS encoding DUF2116 family Zn-ribbon domain-containing protein, with protein MAVIDLRGMSKQEQRIVPHQHCKVCGKAVPLGREVCSNECREKSAKTQRRTKTIGRIYTVVLLIVMAALMLFTVLAPR; from the coding sequence ATGGCAGTGATCGATCTACGGGGGATGAGCAAACAGGAGCAGCGTATTGTCCCGCATCAGCACTGCAAGGTGTGCGGAAAGGCTGTTCCTCTCGGGAGAGAGGTTTGCTCTAACGAATGCAGGGAGAAGAGCGCGAAGACTCAGAGAAGGACAAAGACCATTGGAAGAATCTACACTGTAGTGCTCTTGATAGTTATGGCTGCATTGATGTTATTTACTGTTCTTGCCCCTCGCTAA
- the hisI gene encoding phosphoribosyl-AMP cyclohydrolase produces the protein MKAINVEEIDFAKSGGMVPVIAQDYSSKNVLMVAFANEFALKETLRTGYAHYWSRSRNKLWMKGEESGHLQKIRKVLVDCDSDTILYLVDQKGPACHTNKPTCFHNFIPLARGKNSK, from the coding sequence TTGAAAGCTATCAATGTTGAAGAAATAGACTTTGCAAAGTCTGGAGGCATGGTTCCAGTGATAGCCCAAGACTATTCATCGAAAAATGTTCTCATGGTCGCTTTCGCAAACGAATTCGCCCTGAAAGAAACTTTGAGGACTGGTTATGCGCACTACTGGAGCAGATCTCGGAACAAGTTGTGGATGAAGGGGGAAGAGTCTGGCCACTTACAGAAGATCAGAAAAGTCCTTGTGGATTGCGATTCCGACACCATATTGTATTTAGTCGATCAAAAAGGTCCTGCCTGCCATACAAACAAGCCTACATGTTTCCACAACTTCATTCCATTAGCGAGGGGCAAGAACAGTAAATAA
- the hisF gene encoding imidazole glycerol phosphate synthase subunit HisF, with protein sequence MTLAKRIIPCLDVKDGRVVKGRHFVELKDAGDPVRLAKRYRDEGADELVFLDITASHEKREIVKELVSNVAAELDIPFAVGGGIRTLDDARMILCSGADKISINTSAVENPKLITQIADKFGRQCVVLAIDAKRVSKGMYEVYTYGGRKPTGINAIEWAKKGEKLGAGDILLTSIDRDGTKDGYDLELTKFMTHAVNVPIIASGGCGRLEHILDAFKIANADAALAASIFHYKQYSIPKVKQFLRKYGVVVRD encoded by the coding sequence ATGACACTGGCAAAGAGAATAATCCCCTGTCTGGATGTTAAGGATGGGCGTGTCGTAAAGGGCAGACATTTTGTGGAGCTGAAAGATGCGGGAGACCCTGTTAGGCTTGCAAAGAGATATAGAGATGAAGGTGCAGACGAGCTCGTATTCCTCGATATTACAGCATCGCATGAAAAGAGAGAAATCGTCAAGGAACTTGTTTCGAACGTTGCTGCTGAGCTCGATATACCGTTTGCAGTTGGAGGTGGGATAAGAACTCTGGACGACGCCAGAATGATACTCTGCAGCGGAGCAGACAAAATTTCAATCAACACTAGCGCCGTTGAAAATCCTAAATTGATTACACAGATTGCTGACAAGTTTGGAAGGCAGTGTGTAGTTCTGGCAATAGATGCAAAGAGAGTTTCCAAAGGAATGTATGAAGTGTACACTTACGGGGGCAGGAAGCCTACAGGCATTAACGCAATCGAATGGGCTAAGAAGGGCGAGAAACTTGGTGCAGGGGATATACTCTTAACATCAATAGATAGGGATGGCACAAAAGACGGTTACGATCTTGAGTTGACGAAATTTATGACCCACGCTGTCAATGTCCCTATAATAGCAAGCGGGGGCTGCGGAAGATTGGAGCACATTTTGGATGCGTTTAAGATTGCAAATGCGGATGCAGCTCTGGCAGCGTCCATATTCCACTACAAGCAATATTCAATACCAAAGGTTAAGCAGTTCCTACGCAAGTATGGAGTGGTGGTAAGAGATTGA
- the hisA gene encoding 1-(5-phosphoribosyl)-5-[(5-phosphoribosylamino)methylideneamino]imidazole-4-carboxamide isomerase translates to MKVIPSIDLMRGQVVRLIQGNPNRATVYGIDPADTAKRYGKLGAKSLHLVDLDATLSRGNNLNAIRRVREKVSMSVQVGGGIRSMEYADKLIGMGVDKLVIGTVALERRELFKEMLSKTGNDKIVVALDYKGEQVVTRGWTRKTGLELFDALGEISALGVKTFLLTCVERDGMLNGPDIDVLKKAKRVSGAEIQASGGVSGIEDVKKLMLAGIDAVIIGKALYERRIKLEDAIALAESA, encoded by the coding sequence ATGAAAGTAATCCCGTCGATAGACCTTATGAGAGGCCAAGTCGTCAGACTGATACAAGGAAACCCTAATCGAGCTACTGTGTATGGAATTGACCCAGCAGACACGGCCAAAAGATATGGGAAGCTAGGAGCAAAATCTTTGCATTTAGTAGACTTGGATGCAACTCTATCAAGAGGAAACAACCTGAACGCGATACGGCGGGTCAGAGAGAAGGTTTCTATGTCGGTTCAAGTAGGAGGAGGCATACGTAGTATGGAGTATGCTGACAAGCTTATTGGAATGGGCGTAGACAAACTTGTCATCGGTACAGTTGCGCTTGAGAGGAGAGAACTATTCAAGGAAATGCTCTCCAAAACAGGCAATGATAAGATTGTAGTGGCACTTGATTACAAAGGAGAGCAAGTCGTAACTAGAGGGTGGACAAGGAAGACAGGGCTGGAATTATTTGACGCTCTTGGAGAGATATCTGCTCTTGGAGTCAAAACATTTCTACTTACCTGCGTGGAAAGAGACGGAATGCTGAACGGGCCTGACATCGATGTCTTGAAAAAGGCAAAACGGGTTTCTGGTGCAGAGATACAGGCAAGTGGCGGAGTTTCAGGTATTGAGGATGTTAAGAAACTAATGCTTGCAGGGATTGATGCAGTAATAATCGGCAAAGCTCTGTACGAAAGAAGAATTAAACTGGAAGATGCGATAGCATTGGCAGAAAGTGCATAG
- the hisH gene encoding imidazole glycerol phosphate synthase subunit HisH, with amino-acid sequence MRIGILDYGVGNLYSLSCALQKLKAETEIVTSLNKEFDGIILPGVGAFDAVTKNLGSNRHLILDVVKDGINIFGICLGMQLMFESSEEGKGDGLAIFKGSVKQLPSSVKLPHMGWNILDKKNDHAILDGLKDNSWVYFLHSYYPEPKDRKIVAATTNYGKEFTSAISYKNVFGTQFHPEKSGDVGFLILRNFLSNCKK; translated from the coding sequence ATGCGGATAGGGATACTAGATTATGGTGTAGGTAATCTTTACAGTCTGAGCTGCGCCTTGCAGAAACTAAAAGCTGAAACAGAAATAGTAACATCCCTGAACAAAGAATTCGACGGAATAATTCTTCCAGGCGTTGGTGCTTTTGACGCTGTTACAAAAAACCTTGGCAGTAACAGACATCTTATACTTGATGTTGTAAAAGATGGCATCAACATATTTGGGATATGTTTGGGTATGCAGCTGATGTTCGAATCAAGCGAAGAAGGTAAGGGAGACGGACTGGCAATATTCAAGGGCTCCGTCAAACAATTACCTTCAAGCGTAAAACTGCCACACATGGGATGGAATATTCTAGATAAGAAGAACGATCATGCAATACTAGACGGTTTGAAGGACAACTCTTGGGTTTACTTCCTGCACTCTTACTACCCAGAACCAAAAGACAGGAAGATAGTAGCAGCGACTACTAACTATGGGAAGGAATTCACCTCTGCAATATCCTACAAGAATGTTTTTGGAACTCAATTCCACCCAGAGAAGTCAGGGGATGTAGGCTTTCTGATATTGAGAAACTTCCTCTCAAATTGCAAGAAGTAA
- the hisB gene encoding imidazoleglycerol-phosphate dehydratase HisB — MRKAKIVRKTKETYVSVNVSIDGTGDAKVKTGIKFLDHMVASLAKHSMIDIKLQGKGDLVHHLVEDVGITVGEALDKALGNRAGIARFGSAYVPMDDSIAYAAIDLVKRPYSVLELKIDKDSIEDIPAEDIYHFLQSLAMSLQANIHVIVQYGQNDHHKVEAGFKALAISLKQACAIDARRKGLPSLKGKM, encoded by the coding sequence TTGAGAAAGGCCAAGATAGTAAGGAAAACTAAGGAAACCTACGTTTCGGTAAACGTTAGCATAGACGGAACAGGAGATGCAAAAGTGAAGACGGGCATAAAGTTCCTAGATCATATGGTGGCATCACTAGCAAAGCACAGCATGATAGATATCAAACTTCAGGGGAAAGGCGATCTTGTGCACCATCTAGTCGAGGATGTGGGTATCACTGTTGGAGAGGCTCTTGACAAGGCCCTTGGCAATAGAGCTGGAATAGCAAGGTTCGGTTCTGCATATGTCCCAATGGATGATTCAATAGCGTACGCTGCCATCGACTTGGTAAAGAGACCATATAGCGTACTTGAATTAAAGATAGATAAGGATAGCATAGAGGATATACCAGCAGAAGACATTTACCACTTCCTTCAGTCTTTGGCCATGTCCCTGCAGGCAAACATTCATGTCATAGTACAATATGGACAAAACGATCATCATAAAGTCGAAGCTGGGTTCAAAGCTCTAGCAATATCACTAAAACAGGCATGCGCCATTGACGCAAGAAGAAAGGGCCTTCCCTCTCTAAAAGGCAAGATGTAG